TTCTAATGTCCAGATCATTGCGGCCTGGCAGTGCGTCATCTCCCGAATAATACATATCCTTGAATTTAGCACTTAAACCACCTTTTTTATCATTCCAGAGCGCAGAACCATTACCGACTTTCTTCCAGTCAATATTTTTCTGTCCGGAAGTAAGGCTTGCACCTCCGGCTGTCTGAGTTTTAGGGGTGATGAAATATCCTGGCGCTCCGCTTGGGCCTACAGTGGTCAAAGCAACAGAGTCTCTTACCCAGTTCACAAATTGTCTGTACTTGGCGTTGGTGATCTCTGTTTCGTCCATATAAAATGCACTGAATGAGGTCATCCTGCTTGGGGAAGTCTGTGAGTTGTTAATATCCTCGTCAGACATACCGATCAGCGTTTTACCCTGAGGAATATAGACCATTCCCCTTGGCATTTTTTTGTTATTGAATTTCTTATTATATACACCAACCAGTTCTCCCTGACCGCCTTTTCCGCATCCGGATAGGATTGCTGTAATTAATATAAAACCCAGTGTGTAAATTTTCCTCATAAGCCCTAGAGCAATTTTACAACAATTTTATCAAATATGATTGATATAAACAATTATTCTGAGATAAAAATATGTCTTAAAAGCAAAAAAAGCAAGATGTTAACGATTTCATAACATCTTGCTTTTCAGTTTTTAAAAAAATTGGCACAGGAGACCTTTCCCCAATTTGGGAAAATAAGTCAACAACTTCCCGTTATTTATTGGATTTCTTTATATAATTTTCGATTGCCATGATCATTGATGGCGACTCCGGTGAAGGGGCAGCAATATCAACAATCAGGTTATTATCCTTAACAGCCTTATGCGTATTTACTCCAAACGCTGCAATCCGTGTATTATTTTGCTGGAACTCAGGAAAATTTGTATACAGCGACTGAATACTGGAAGGGCTAAAGAAAGCAATCATATCATAAGTCACTTCAGCAAGATCAGAAAGATCACTCACTACGGTCTTAAACAATACTGCAGGCGTCAGGTCGTATCCATTTTTCAACAGGAAATTCATGGTATCTTCTGTGGCCACATCAGAACATGGGTAAAGGAATTTCTCCCCTGCATGTTTCTTCAGGACTTCAGATAAATCGGCAGCAGTCTGCTTTCCGAAAAATATCTTACGTTTCCGGTACTGGATATATTTTTGAAGGTATAGTGCGGTTGATTCCGAAATACAAAAGTACTTCAGATCTGCAGGCACTTCGTACCGCATTTCCTCACTAATTCTAAAAAAATGATCTACCGCATTTCTGCTTGTAAATACTACAGCAGTAAAATCAGCTAATGTGATCTTGTCTTTTCTAAAGTCCCTTGCTGGAATACCTTCCACATGAATGAAGGATCTGAAATCAATTTTTAAATTGTATTTCTTAGCCAAATCAAAGTATGGGGACTTCTCTGTTTCGGGCTTTGGCAAAGTTATCAGTATACTTTTTACTTTACGCAACCTATCTTCTGTTTTTTCTTGCATTTTACCTAATTACAGCTCTAATCCTATGGCCTTGATTAATATCAAAATAGGACATATTTCGAGGGCACAAAAGTACATAAATAAATAGAATTTTGAAAACCGATAGTGAGATAAAATATTTATTCCCGCTCTTATAAATTGAAATGTGAAGATTACGCCCAGCAGAATAAATGAGATAACTATGTAATATATACCATATTTCATTGGTGATAAGGCGAACGCAACAACCAATGGAATAAAGATTAAAGAGATGTTAAAATAACTCAAATATAATATAGAAA
This portion of the Pedobacter lusitanus genome encodes:
- a CDS encoding uroporphyrinogen-III synthase, translated to MQEKTEDRLRKVKSILITLPKPETEKSPYFDLAKKYNLKIDFRSFIHVEGIPARDFRKDKITLADFTAVVFTSRNAVDHFFRISEEMRYEVPADLKYFCISESTALYLQKYIQYRKRKIFFGKQTAADLSEVLKKHAGEKFLYPCSDVATEDTMNFLLKNGYDLTPAVLFKTVVSDLSDLAEVTYDMIAFFSPSSIQSLYTNFPEFQQNNTRIAAFGVNTHKAVKDNNLIVDIAAPSPESPSMIMAIENYIKKSNK